In the genome of Candidatus Taylorbacteria bacterium, one region contains:
- the aspS gene encoding aspartate--tRNA ligase has protein sequence MKRTYIKDLKEHMGKEVSISGWVDVRRDHGKLIFIDLRDMSGTVQMVALPSHAEAHGVASRVRDEWVLSIAGKVNARPPKTVKEGLNGDLELEILEIKVLNESLTPPMDIHGDGREINEEIRLKYRYLDLRRPRLQKNIRMRDTIITFFREYMHKNHFVEIETPILMKGTPEGSREYIVPSRLEKGKFYALPQSPQQFKQLSMVAGFERYFQIARCMRDEDLRGDRQPEFTQLDFEMSFVTQEDVLAYTEAMFIELVLALFPEKVFTKVPFPRITYKESMEKHGSDKPDMRQDKNDPNELAFVWVLDFPMFEKDEEGNIQATHHPFCSVKEEDKEKFMKAGAEDDKELLTVRANAYDLVLNGYELSSGSIRIHERALQKKIFDLLRVSEADQKNKFGHMLEAFTYGAPPHGGFAPGIDRIVMLLMGEPNIREVIAFPKTGEGKDLMMGSPSAVEEKQLRELGIELRKNK, from the coding sequence ATGAAAAGAACCTATATCAAAGACTTAAAAGAACACATGGGCAAGGAAGTTTCTATTTCTGGATGGGTGGATGTGAGGCGCGACCACGGCAAGCTTATTTTCATTGACCTCCGTGATATGTCCGGCACTGTGCAGATGGTGGCATTGCCTTCTCATGCTGAGGCGCACGGCGTCGCCAGCCGTGTCCGTGATGAATGGGTGCTCTCCATTGCGGGGAAAGTCAACGCAAGACCTCCAAAAACCGTGAAAGAGGGCTTAAACGGCGATTTGGAGCTGGAAATTCTAGAAATTAAGGTTCTAAACGAATCGTTGACCCCGCCCATGGATATTCATGGAGACGGTCGGGAAATTAACGAGGAGATACGGTTAAAATATCGCTATTTGGATTTGAGACGGCCGAGACTTCAAAAAAATATTCGCATGCGTGATACAATCATTACTTTTTTCCGGGAATACATGCATAAGAACCATTTTGTGGAGATTGAAACCCCCATCCTCATGAAAGGCACTCCCGAAGGCTCTCGCGAATACATCGTGCCCTCGCGTCTCGAGAAGGGCAAATTTTATGCTCTTCCGCAGTCCCCGCAACAGTTCAAACAGCTCTCAATGGTCGCAGGCTTCGAGCGATATTTCCAGATCGCGAGATGCATGCGCGATGAAGATTTGCGGGGCGACCGCCAACCCGAGTTTACTCAGCTCGATTTCGAAATGTCATTTGTAACGCAGGAAGATGTGCTTGCCTACACTGAAGCAATGTTTATCGAGCTCGTTCTCGCTCTTTTTCCCGAGAAAGTTTTCACAAAGGTGCCGTTTCCTCGGATTACCTACAAAGAGTCGATGGAAAAACACGGCTCCGACAAGCCCGACATGAGGCAGGATAAAAATGACCCGAATGAGCTCGCATTTGTCTGGGTTCTTGATTTTCCTATGTTTGAAAAAGATGAAGAAGGGAATATCCAGGCAACGCATCATCCATTTTGCTCGGTAAAAGAAGAAGATAAGGAAAAATTTATGAAGGCGGGAGCAGAAGACGACAAAGAGCTCTTAACCGTTCGAGCAAACGCATACGACCTCGTGTTGAATGGCTACGAACTTTCCTCGGGAAGCATTCGGATACACGAGCGCGCCCTTCAAAAGAAAATTTTTGACCTACTCCGAGTGAGCGAAGCTGACCAGAAAAATAAATTTGGCCACATGCTCGAGGCCTTTACCTACGGAGCTCCTCCCCATGGCGGATTTGCTCCCGGAATTGACAGGATTGTCATGCTCCTTATGGGCGAGCCAAATATCCGTGAAGTCATTGCCTTCCCAAAAACGGGGGAGGGGAAAGACCTCATGATGGGCTCGCCAAGCGCCGTTGAAGAAAAACAACTCCGCGAACTTGGAATTGAACTTCGAAAAAATAAATAA
- a CDS encoding ScpA family protein, which produces MDTSTQFKVKTDVFEGPLDLLLNLIEKRKLLINDISLAKVTDDFIEHVKRHEAFPISDSADFIFIASTLLLVKSKSLLPNLDLTDEEEGSIEDLERRLKIYKEIKDLALHIKEMFGKELIFGRLETKNITPIFTPEATIQKDAVYLAIEDILRNFPMKEMLPQVKVSQVVSLEKMIEHLTERIKSSLKMSFREFSKYGKSEKVHVIVSFLAMLELVKQGIISVHQEKKGDDIHMETEEVGTPRYGN; this is translated from the coding sequence ATGGACACTTCTACACAATTTAAGGTGAAAACTGATGTTTTTGAGGGACCACTCGACCTTCTTTTGAATCTTATCGAAAAACGCAAACTTCTCATCAACGATATTTCTCTTGCTAAAGTTACAGACGATTTTATCGAGCATGTTAAACGGCACGAAGCATTTCCTATTTCGGACTCCGCGGATTTTATTTTCATCGCTTCTACTTTACTCCTCGTGAAGTCGAAATCGCTGTTGCCGAACCTCGATTTGACGGACGAAGAAGAGGGGAGTATTGAAGATTTGGAAAGGCGACTTAAAATTTACAAGGAGATAAAAGATCTCGCCCTGCATATCAAGGAGATGTTCGGAAAAGAGCTCATCTTTGGCCGTCTGGAGACAAAAAATATTACTCCCATTTTTACTCCGGAAGCCACGATTCAAAAAGATGCGGTATATCTTGCGATTGAGGATATTTTGAGGAATTTTCCGATGAAGGAAATGCTACCCCAGGTCAAAGTTTCGCAAGTCGTCAGCCTGGAAAAGATGATTGAACATTTAACGGAGAGAATAAAGTCCAGCTTAAAAATGAGTTTTCGGGAGTTTTCCAAATACGGAAAAAGCGAAAAGGTGCACGTAATCGTGAGCTTCCTAGCTATGCTAGAATTGGTAAAGCAGGGAATCATCAGCGTGCATCAGGAAAAAAAAGGCGACGACATTCATATGGAGACTGAAGAAGTGGGGACGCCAAGATACGGGAATTAA
- the scpB gene encoding SMC-Scp complex subunit ScpB, with translation MNLDAQIEAILFFKGEPVTLFWLAKTLAKEEKEVEVAILELERKLEGRGLVLMRKENEVMLGTAPAFSSLIERLTKEELSRDLGRAGLETLSIIMYRGPLPRREIDYIRGVNSNFILRNLLIRGLVEKINSPDDERVFLYKPTFELLQFMGLSKIEDLPEYQSVRKTIEELKMNAEQENKESDAT, from the coding sequence ATGAATCTCGACGCACAAATCGAAGCCATACTTTTTTTTAAGGGAGAGCCTGTCACACTTTTCTGGCTTGCCAAAACGTTAGCCAAGGAGGAGAAAGAAGTAGAGGTGGCAATTCTCGAGCTTGAACGGAAACTCGAAGGGAGAGGGCTGGTCCTCATGCGTAAAGAAAACGAGGTGATGTTGGGCACGGCTCCTGCGTTTTCCTCTCTTATCGAAAGATTAACTAAGGAGGAGCTCTCTCGAGATTTGGGAAGGGCGGGGCTTGAAACGCTTTCGATTATCATGTACCGAGGTCCGCTTCCCCGCAGAGAAATTGACTACATTCGAGGCGTAAATTCTAATTTTATTCTTCGAAATCTGCTTATTCGAGGGCTTGTGGAAAAAATTAATTCTCCGGACGACGAACGCGTTTTTTTGTATAAACCCACCTTCGAACTTCTGCAATTTATGGGGCTTTCGAAAATTGAAGATTTACCCGAATACCAGTCAGTAAGAAAAACAATCGAGGAACTTAAGATGAATGCAGAGCAGGAAAATAAGGAGTCAGACGCGACTTAA